One part of the Dermacentor andersoni chromosome 2, qqDerAnde1_hic_scaffold, whole genome shotgun sequence genome encodes these proteins:
- the LOC129387645 gene encoding uncharacterized protein: MRSRQRQFPRLMERLDRLFAASTNVLAERHEFTSRKQFEGEGFLEFVTALKEKAVQCNFGTAYNERVRDQIIQGVANVSVREKLLAHDETLSLDKAEEIGRSLEALHRANRAFGSENVRRIEASQLGVPSTGQDGRLLPGSRQDGRRSPGGHEDGRLLPGSRQEGRLLPGSRQDGRRSPGGHQDGRLLPGSRQEGRLLPGSRQEGRLLPRSRRDHGLLPRGRRDHGLLPRGRRDHGLLPRGRRDHDLLPRGRRDHDLLPRGRRDDGHFAHGSSGNRGACDRCGSAKHIATYRNCPARNRRCNACHTLGHFASVCRKTRTVQHVSSAETLSSTSAGQPSASVLTVSAFETKKDLEVPVVVNGVSMQLPVDTGASVSLMTAEDFGKHFGRQHRLSKTAVDLKNFSKQRIDIQGLFQATVQFFQRSCSFTFHVTTTGTSLLGLDAIQRLGIQIDGTSLTCLPSLPSVQSPTGVPPGFDHLSSDELGLVNNFVHRIHRQQDAKPVSSKLRRQPLALRDQVTNELRRLEDSDIERVEASEWVSPLMVVRKKDGTMRLCVDLREQDSLVSPVQEKVLQKQSQTKKYVDKRRGAQATRIKVGDTVRIRFNRKGFFKYSKPRKVKAQIGPSTFLLGDGQTWHVSKLTVAMKVPAGSTLCTSNRDFLYSYSNLDSHSDDSSVATSSFHRHQLSCASDCITSESTQSAVVSDSVGESVASQDLLGRREELPGQPSPALSDNHIEFSNQGEVNNSGTTGSLKSTDTCRNPQSSSEVRTRPHRDRKRPPWLDDFVYVV; the protein is encoded by the coding sequence atgcggtcccgccagcgtcagttTCCGAGACTCAtggagcggcttgaccggctgttcgccgcgtcaacaaatgtcctggcggaacggcacgaattcaccagtcgaaagcagttcgagggagagggattcctggaattcgtgaccgcattgaaggagaaggcggtacagtgcaacttcggcacagcctacaacgagcgcgtccgagaccagataatacagggcgtagcgaacgtcagcgttcgcgaaaagttgctggctcatgacgaaaccctgtccctggacaaggcagaagaaattggacgctcgttagaagccttgcatcgagcgaaccgcgcgttcggctccgaaaatgttcgaagaattgaAGCATCCcagcttggcgttccgtcgacgggtcaagatggccgacttcttccggggagccgccaagatggccgacgtagtccgggaggccatgaagatggccgacttcttccgggaagccgccaagagggccgacttcttccgggaagccgccaagatggccgacgtagtccgggaggccatcaagatggccgacttcttccgggaagccgccaagagggccgacttcttccgggaagccgccaagagggccgacttcttccgagaagccgccgagaccacggccttcttccgagaggccgccgagaccacggccttcttccgagaggccgccgagaccacggccttcttccgagaggccgccgagaccacgaccttcttccgagaggccgccgagaccacgaccttcttccgagaggccgccgagacgacggacatttcgcacatggctcctccgggaaccgtggtgcatgcgaccggtgtggcagcgcgaagcatattgcaacgtacaggaattgtccagcaaggaaccggcggtgcaacgcctgccacacgttgggccattttgcatcagtttgccgaaaaacccgtactgttcaacacgtctcttccgcagagacgctgtcttcgacttccgcagggcagccgtccgcgtctgtcttgacggtaagcgcttttgaaactaaaaaagatttggaagttccagtcgtagtgaacggcgtctccatgcaaCTGCCGGTGGATacaggagcgtctgtctcattgatgacggccgaggattttggaaagcactttggtcgacagcacagactgtcaaaaacagcagtggacttgaaaaatttctccaagcaacgcatcgacattcaaggcctgtttcaagccactgtccagtttttccaaaggtcatgctccttcacgttccacgtaacgactacaggaacatcgctgctgggtttagacgccatccaacgcttgggcatacagatcgacggcacgtcgctgacatgtctaccatcgcttccttcagtacagagccccacaggtgtgcctccgggttttgatcacctttccagtgacgagttgggcctcgtcaacaactttgtgcaccgaattcatcggcagcaagatgcgaaaccagtatcttcaaagttgcgccgacaacccctggctctccgtgaccaggtaacaaatgaattgcgacgtctcgaggacagcgacatcgagcgcgtcgaggcttcagAGTGGGTGTCTCCGCTcatggtggtgcgcaagaaggatggaaccatgcggctctgtgtagatctacgggaacaggacagtcttgtgtctccAGTTCAAGAAaaggtcttgcagaaacagtctcAGACTAAaaagtacgtagacaaacgtagaggtgctcaggcaactcgtatcaaggtgggagacaccgtcagaataagatttaacaggaaaggattttttaagtacagtaaacctcgtaaagtcaaggcccagataggaccatctacttttctactcggtgatgggcaaacgtggcatgtgtctaagttaaccgtagcgATGAAGGttccagcaggtagtacattgtgtacaagtaatagggactttttgtactcatattcaaacttggatagtcattccgatgactcgtctgtagcgacatcgtcctttcataggcatcagttaagttgcgcgtctgactgtatcacttcagagtctacacagtcagcagtcgtctcagATTCCGTTGGGGAATCGGTagcatcccaggacttgttgggacgtcgagaggagcttcctgggcaaccctctccagctttgagcgacaaccacattgagttttccaaccagggggaggtaaataatagtgggacgactgggtctttaaagtcgaccgatacgtgtcgcaacccccaaagttcttctgaggtacgcacgcgtcctcatcgtgacagaaaacggcctccgtggctcgatgattttgtttatgtagtgtag
- the LOC129387646 gene encoding uncharacterized protein has protein sequence MAANAKKRTTLTFAAKLEVIQRVENGEKKSSVAEAFNIPRSTLSTLLKNKSDIKAKAEQNQHSGVRRVCKAAFEDVEKALYKWFIDVRGRNIPECSFIGTNATAEGQELCVHSRRREVHCFRHAGFVTRIEEASEEATEDLTLDGTEEECQLEETYSQFERFVGAEPHSMCIEDFVGGDDSTGTVAELTDVEIAAEVTAERPNEGAAEADPASADVAPLPSATEAVAALAVVRRYCGAIEGTGLSLVDRLDYVEDAVVKHAVANMKQATLLQYFQRTK, from the coding sequence ATGGCTGCAAACGCGAAGAAGCGGACCACCCTGACATTTGCTGCGAAATTGGAAGTGATACAGCGCGTTGAAAATGGAGAAAAGAAATCGAGCGTCGCCGAAGCTTTCAACATCCCAAGGAGTACTTTGAGCACTCTGCTGAAAAATAAGAGTGACATAAAGGCCAAGGCGGAACAGAACCAGCACTCAGGCGTGCGGCGGGTGTGCAAagctgcctttgaagacgtcgagAAGGCGCTGTACAAATGGTTTATCGACGTAAGGGGCCGGAATATTCCTGAATGTTCCTTTATCGGGACCAATGCTACAGCAGAAGGCCAAGAACTTTGCGTTCATTCTCGGCGCCGAGAAGTTCACTGCTTTCGGCATGCGGGTTTCGTGACCCGCATTGAAGAAGCTTCCGAGGAAGCAACCGAAGATTTGACGTTGGATGGCACAGAGGAAGAATGCCAGCTTGAAGAAACCTACAGCCAGTTcgagcgctttgtcggtgctgagccacacagcatgtgcattgaggacttcgttggcggtgacgacagcaccggtacagtggcggagttaacagacgtggagatcgctgcagaagtgactgctgagcggccaaacgaaggcgctgccgaggctgatccagcaagcgctgatgttgccccacTCCCTagtgcaactgaggctgtagctgctttggccgttgtacgccgctactgcggcgcaatagaaggcactggactctctcttgtggaccgtttggactatgttgaggacgccgtggtcaagcacgcggttgccaatatgaagcaggctacgctgcttcagtactttcagcgaactaaataa